GGCCGCGCTGGCGGCGGACGTGGGGTGGAGCGAGCGGCATCTGGCGGCGCGGTTCCGGGCTGAGACGGGGCTGTCGCCGAAGGCCGCCGCACGGGTGGTGCGGTTCGACCGGGCTCGCCGGGCGGCCGCGTCCCGCGGCGGGCGGCTGGCCGAACTGGCGGCCGAGTGCGGGTACTTCGACCAGGCGCACCTGGCCCGGGAGTTCCGGTCGCTGGCGGGGGTGGCGCCGAGCGTCTGGCTGGCAGAGGAGTTCCGATTCGTCCAAGCCGGGGTGCCGGCGGCGGTGCAGGCTGGGGTGTGACGGCACCGGCCGACGGCACGGAGGTGGAGTGATGGGTACGGCAGAGGTCCCGGACGGGGCGCCCGCACCGCAGGTGTGGCCGACGCTGCGGGCGCACGACGCGCGCAAGCTGATCGCCTTCCTGGTGGAGGCGTTCGGGTTCGAGGAGACGGTGGTGTACGGGGAGGGCGACGCGGTGCACCACGCGCAGCTGAGCTGGCCGGAGGGCGGCGGGGTGATGCTGGGCTCGGTCCGCGAGGACCCCGACGGTGCGGACGGGACCGGCCCGACCCCGCCTGGCAGTTTCGGGGCGTACGTGGTGACGGCGGACCCTGACGGGGTGCACGACCGGGCGGTCGCGGCGGGCGCCGAGATCGTGGACGCCCTGCACGAGACGGACTACGGCTCCCGGGACTTCGCCGCCCGCGACCCGGAGGGCAACCGCTGGTACTTCGGCACGTACCGCGGCGAGCCGCGCGACCGTGGCTGACCAGGCGGCCGCGGTCGGCTCGGCGGGGCCGGGCGAGGGGGCGCGGCGGGCGCCGGTGGAGCGGCTGCGCGCGGTGTGCCTGGCGCTGCCGGGGGCCGAGGAGCGGCCGAGCCACGGTGAGGCGGCCTGGTTCGCGGGCCGGCCGATGTTCGCGACGACGGCCGACCGGCACCACGACGAGCGGACGGCGTTCTGGGCGGCGGCCGCCGCCGGGGTGCAGGAGCACCTGGTGGCGGCCGCCCCCGAGCGGTTCTTCCGGCCGCCGTACGTGGGCGGGCGCGGCTGGATCGGGGTGTACCTGGACGTCGCGGTGGACTGGCGGCAGGTCGAGGACCTAGTGCTGGACGCCTTCCTGCTGGTGGCGCCCGCCCGGCTGCGGGCGGCGGCCTCCGGGGGCCGCCCGGTGCGCCCACCGGACACTGGGCCCACCGGGTGAATTTGACGTCTATGCAGGTCACGGGCGGTGCGGGCGCCGAGAGCGGTGGCGCGTACCGGCGTACGATGATGCCGAGTACGAGCCCTTGCGGCCCCGTCAAAGCCTCCGGGCTGGAGAGAGGGGGTGGGTCAGGTGTCGACGCCTTCCGGCAGTCAGAGCCCTTCCACCGCACCCCGATCGACCGGCTCGGGTGCCGGCGAGAAGGGTTTGAAGACGGGCGCGCTCGGCCTTGTGTCGTCCGTCGCCATCGGCCTGGCCTCCACGGCCCCCGCCTACAGCCTGGCCGCGACGCTGGGCATCCTCGTCGTCGGGGTGGGCCTGCAGGCGCCGATCATCACGATTCTGGCCTTCATCCCGATGCTGCTGATCGCCTTCTCCTACAAGGAGTTGAACGCCTCCGACCCGGACTGCGGGACGACGTTCACCTGGGCGGCGCGGGCGTTCGGCCCGCGGACGGGATGGATGGGCGGCTGGGGCATCATCGTCGCCGACATCATCGTGATGGCGAATCTGGCGCAGATCGCCGGCGTCTACGGCTTCCAGCTGTTCGGCCTGGACTCGCTGGCCGCGTCGACGACCTGGACGACCGTGGCCGGCGTGGCCTGGATCATCGTCATGACGTGGATCTGCTACATCGGCATCGAGCTGTCCGCGGCGCTGCAGCGGTGGATGCTGTGCATCGAGGTCGTGATGCTGGTGCTGCTGTCGGTGACGGCCCTGGTCAAGGTGTACGGCTCGAATCCGCCGTCCACGGCCATCAAGGTGAACGCCGACTGGTTCAACCCGTTCGAGGTGACCTCGTCGGCGGCGTTCACCGCGGGCATCCTCTCCGCGGTCTTCATCTACTGGGGCTGGGACACCGCGGTGTCGGTCAACGAGGAGACCGCGGACGCCGCCCGTACGCCGGGCCGGGCCGCGGTCATCTCGACGGTGCTGCTGCTGGTCATCTACGCCCTGGTGTCGACGTCGGCCATGGCCTTCGCGGGTGTCGGCACGGAGGGCATCGGGCTCGGCAACGAGGACAACTCCGGGGACGTGCTGTCGGGGCTCGGCGACGCCGTGTTCGGCACGTCCGGCTTCGGCGGTTTCCTCAGCAAACTGATGATCTTCATGGTGCTGACCTCCTCTGCGGCGTCCACCCAGACCACGATCCTGCCGACCGCGCGGACCAGCTTCTCGATGGCCACCCACAAGGCGGTGCCCGCGCAGTTCGGCCGCGTGCACCCCAAGCACCTGACCCCGACCTGGTCGACCATCGGCATGGGCATCGCCTCGATCGCCTTCTACGTGCTGCTCACCGCGATCAGCGGCAACGTCCTCGCCGACTCGATCGCCTCGGTCGGCCTCGGCATCGCCTTCTACTACGGCCTGACCGGCTTCGCCTGCGTCTGGTACTACCGGAAGGTGCTGACCCGCAGCGTGAAGGACTTCGTGCTCAAGGGCGTCGCGCCGCTGCTGGGCGGCCTGATGCTGCTGTACTTCTTCTGCTACGGCGCCTTCGACGTGTACGCGGACCCGGACTACGGCTCGACCTCGATCGACCTGCCGATCTTCGGGAAGACCGGCGGCGTGACGGTCATCGGCATCGGCGCGCTGCTGCTCGGCGTGGTGCTGATGCTCGTGCAGTGGGCCGTGCAGGGCTCGTGGTTCCGCCATCCGGACGTGCCCAAGGAGGCGGCGGACCCGGCCACCGCGCCCTGAGGTCTCAGCCCTCCGGGTCCTGCGGGTGGCCCTCGGGGCCGTCCTCGCCGGGGAAGCGCCAGCGGGTCGGGGAGCCGCGGAAGTCGGTGTGCAGCAGGCCGATCGCCTGCGCCGGACGGACCCGCACCGTGGCGTTGACCGCCGGGTCGAGGAAGTCGATGCCGTAGGCCACCGCGTACTTGGCGTTCAGCGCGGCCAGGAAGGCGGCGATGGCGGCCCGCTCCGTGGTGGCCTCCGCCCGGCCCTCCAGCACCACCGGGTCGCGCGGGTCCTCGGTGGCCACCACGCAGTCGGGCCGCTCCGCGAGATTGCGCATCTTGCGGGAGGAGACGCTGCTGGAGAACCAGAACGCGTCGTCCAGCCAGACACCCCAGACCGGCATGGTGTGCGGACGGCCGTCGGGGCGCACCGAGCACACCCAGTAGTCGTGCGATCCGGCCAGGCGCCGCTCGGCCCACTCCCAGCTGAGCAGGCCGGTGCCCTCGTCCGCGGGCCGGATGCCGTACCCGGGCATGTGCGGGCGTCCGGCGCTCGGCTCCGTCATGGCGGCCACTCCCTCCGGCGGCGGCAGGTGCCCCTCCAGCGTAGGACGTGTCTTCCGGACCTTGCCGGATCAGCCCGCGGCGTCAGGGGTGCGTGCATCGCAAGGCGGAGGAGGGAGGCGTACCGCCGCCGGGCGGCCCGGCCGGTTCACCAGCGGTCGTGCACCTGCGGGCGGATCCGCCGGTCGTAGAGCTCGCGGACGGCCGCCAGGGTGGCCTCGGAGAGCGGCGGCAGGGCGGCGGCCGCCGCGTTGGCCCGGGCCTGCTCGGGGTTGCGGGCGCCCGGGATCACCGTGGTCACACCGGGCTGCTGGACGATCCAGCGCAGCGCGGTCTGCGCCGGGGTGGCCCCCTCGGCGGCGAGCGCGGAGAACTCGGCGGCCGCCTCCACACCAGTGGCGAAGTCCACGCCGGAGAAGGTCTCACCCTGGTCGAAGGACTCGCCACGCCGGTTGTACGTGCGGTGGTCGTCCGCGGCGAAGACGGTGTCGCGGGTGTAGCGGCCGGACAGCAGCCCGGAGGCGAGCGGCACCCGGGCGAGGATCCCGACCCCGGCCTCCGCGGCGGCGGGCAGC
The nucleotide sequence above comes from Streptomyces sp. TLI_235. Encoded proteins:
- a CDS encoding putative glyoxalase superfamily protein PhnB, which gives rise to MGTAEVPDGAPAPQVWPTLRAHDARKLIAFLVEAFGFEETVVYGEGDAVHHAQLSWPEGGGVMLGSVREDPDGADGTGPTPPGSFGAYVVTADPDGVHDRAVAAGAEIVDALHETDYGSRDFAARDPEGNRWYFGTYRGEPRDRG
- a CDS encoding putative DNA-binding protein (MmcQ/YjbR family); the protein is MADQAAAVGSAGPGEGARRAPVERLRAVCLALPGAEERPSHGEAAWFAGRPMFATTADRHHDERTAFWAAAAAGVQEHLVAAAPERFFRPPYVGGRGWIGVYLDVAVDWRQVEDLVLDAFLLVAPARLRAAASGGRPVRPPDTGPTG
- a CDS encoding pyridoxamine 5'-phosphate oxidase; the protein is MTEPSAGRPHMPGYGIRPADEGTGLLSWEWAERRLAGSHDYWVCSVRPDGRPHTMPVWGVWLDDAFWFSSSVSSRKMRNLAERPDCVVATEDPRDPVVLEGRAEATTERAAIAAFLAALNAKYAVAYGIDFLDPAVNATVRVRPAQAIGLLHTDFRGSPTRWRFPGEDGPEGHPQDPEG
- a CDS encoding amino acid/polyamine/organocation transporter (APC superfamily), whose protein sequence is MGQVSTPSGSQSPSTAPRSTGSGAGEKGLKTGALGLVSSVAIGLASTAPAYSLAATLGILVVGVGLQAPIITILAFIPMLLIAFSYKELNASDPDCGTTFTWAARAFGPRTGWMGGWGIIVADIIVMANLAQIAGVYGFQLFGLDSLAASTTWTTVAGVAWIIVMTWICYIGIELSAALQRWMLCIEVVMLVLLSVTALVKVYGSNPPSTAIKVNADWFNPFEVTSSAAFTAGILSAVFIYWGWDTAVSVNEETADAARTPGRAAVISTVLLLVIYALVSTSAMAFAGVGTEGIGLGNEDNSGDVLSGLGDAVFGTSGFGGFLSKLMIFMVLTSSAASTQTTILPTARTSFSMATHKAVPAQFGRVHPKHLTPTWSTIGMGIASIAFYVLLTAISGNVLADSIASVGLGIAFYYGLTGFACVWYYRKVLTRSVKDFVLKGVAPLLGGLMLLYFFCYGAFDVYADPDYGSTSIDLPIFGKTGGVTVIGIGALLLGVVLMLVQWAVQGSWFRHPDVPKEAADPATAP